From the genome of Mucilaginibacter paludis DSM 18603:
CCGCTAACCTGGAGGTAAAAGTTCTTCAATATGATCATCATCTGCTGCCCAATACCTCGGTAGCATCGTTAAGTATTTCAGAACGCTGGTCGGATGTTTTTAAAAAGCTTTATCCCGATTATAATCTGCTGATCACATCCGAACCGTATGGTGAGTTTGTTGCCAATTTTATGCACATCCGGCACATTCCCTTTGATCCGGCTAAAGTTCAGTTCCCAACATCGGCCACGGCCATCCGTAATCACTTGTTTGCCAACTGGCATTTTTTACCGGCAGCCGTTAAGCCTTATTTTGCTATCAAAGTGGTTATCCTCGGGACTGAATCAACCGGAAAAACTACCCTGACCCAACAACTTGCCGCGCATTATAACTGTAGTTGCGTACTTGAGGCCGGTCGGGAGCTAATTACCGATTCGAACAATTTTGCAATGAATGATTTGCACCTGGTTGCTAATGAGCATACCAAAAGAATTGCACAAGCTATGCTGGGCGATAGTCCGTTAATGATTATTGACACCGACATACATATCACAAAATCATATAGCCGGTTTATGTTCGATCAGGAATTGCCGGTTAACCATTCTGTTTATGATACGCAAAGTGCCAGTCTGTATCTCTATTTAAATAACGACGTGCCGTATCACCAGGACGGAACACGGTTGAGCCACCCCGATCGCGATTTACTGGACCGCTCTCACCGCGAAGTTCTGGCAGCGCACATGGTTCAGTTTACAGAAATATCCGGCAATTGGCCAAGCAGATTTGAGCAGGCCGTTTTACACATTTCAAAAATCATCAACTCAAAATTAAACCTATAAAATGAAGAAGATATTATTCCACATCAGCGATTACCAATACCTGGCCGAAAAAGTACTGGCGACAGGCAGTTTTGAAAAAGGCGAACTGGAGGTAAGCAGTTTTTCGGACGGGGAACGCTACCAACGCATCCTGACTGATATTGACGGCCGCGATATCGTGCTGATTGGCGGAACGGTAAGCGACGGCGCTACACTTGAGTTGTTCGACCTGGCATCGTCCCTGGTGAGCTATGGGGCCAACTCCTTAACGCTGGTGGTACCCTACTTTGGCTACTCTACGATGGAGCGTGCCGTGTTGCCCGGCGAAATT
Proteins encoded in this window:
- a CDS encoding AAA family ATPase — protein: MIKAFVFGKFLPFHKGHQAMISFALSQCDFLSVLVCCDQEEQIPAAVRKNWIETTFADTANLEVKVLQYDHHLLPNTSVASLSISERWSDVFKKLYPDYNLLITSEPYGEFVANFMHIRHIPFDPAKVQFPTSATAIRNHLFANWHFLPAAVKPYFAIKVVILGTESTGKTTLTQQLAAHYNCSCVLEAGRELITDSNNFAMNDLHLVANEHTKRIAQAMLGDSPLMIIDTDIHITKSYSRFMFDQELPVNHSVYDTQSASLYLYLNNDVPYHQDGTRLSHPDRDLLDRSHREVLAAHMVQFTEISGNWPSRFEQAVLHISKIINSKLNL